Proteins from a genomic interval of Candidatus Kapaibacterium sp.:
- a CDS encoding NAD(P)H-dependent glycerol-3-phosphate dehydrogenase, with translation MRIGIIGAGGWGTALGLVLNRNGHDVFLWTHDQNLAHIINRYHVNKDYLPNVILPQSLSSTNDANRLSGCDLILNTIPTQYIRTTINDFSLPIQNKPIVNGSKGIETESLKRISEIFKEAASTDADNYTILTGPSHAEEVSREMPTTVVAASENIEFANKIQEIFSNDKFRVYSSNDVVGCEMGGSLKNVIALAAGIIDGLELGDNTKAALITRGLAEMSRLGIAMGANPLTFSGLSGLGDLIVTCNSQHSRNRYVGEMIGRGKKLNQIIEEMKMIAEGVKTTESAYHLGIKHHVEIPIAEQIYRILFNDVEPLEAIKELMTRTSKNEWWW, from the coding sequence ATGAGAATAGGTATAATTGGTGCCGGTGGTTGGGGCACTGCTTTAGGCTTAGTGCTTAATCGAAACGGGCACGATGTTTTTCTGTGGACTCATGACCAAAATCTCGCACACATAATTAACCGATACCATGTCAATAAGGATTATCTCCCAAATGTAATTCTGCCCCAATCTCTTTCTTCTACAAATGATGCAAACAGATTATCAGGTTGCGATTTAATTCTGAATACTATCCCCACTCAATATATACGCACCACAATTAATGATTTCTCCTTACCAATACAGAATAAACCCATTGTTAATGGTTCTAAAGGGATTGAAACAGAATCTTTGAAACGAATTTCTGAAATTTTCAAAGAAGCTGCTTCAACTGACGCTGATAATTATACTATCTTGACCGGTCCGAGCCACGCTGAAGAAGTATCGAGGGAAATGCCCACAACTGTGGTAGCAGCATCGGAAAATATCGAATTTGCGAACAAGATTCAAGAAATTTTCAGCAATGATAAATTTCGAGTCTATTCCAGCAATGATGTCGTCGGATGCGAGATGGGCGGCTCGCTAAAAAATGTTATTGCATTAGCCGCCGGAATAATTGATGGTTTGGAGTTAGGGGATAACACGAAGGCTGCATTAATCACTCGCGGGCTCGCAGAAATGTCACGTCTTGGGATTGCTATGGGTGCTAATCCGCTTACCTTTTCAGGGCTTTCGGGCTTGGGAGACTTGATTGTAACTTGCAACAGTCAACACAGCCGTAATCGCTACGTTGGAGAGATGATTGGACGCGGGAAGAAGCTAAATCAAATCATCGAAGAAATGAAAATGATTGCCGAAGGTGTAAAAACTACAGAATCTGCTTATCATTTGGGAATTAAGCATCATGTAGAAATCCCAATTGCCGAACAAATTTATCGAATATTATTCAATGATGTTGAGCCGCTTGAAGCAATCAAAGAATTGATGACCCGAACTTCAAAAAACGAATGGTGGTGGTAG
- a CDS encoding outer membrane beta-barrel protein — protein MKLIFLISLFSLSIHSLSDARETSFWFYGGMSLTEQQTNRINSDGFLTLFDSAQTKGTFVYPDMNPGYSLGFKLGIDLSENAIFYGGFSFIKFPKSRIMLMNEATNDTLAIFGLQNTVIPIAAGIKYYLIRTFGDFYADFSLAYNFISLAIDHEKYNSNVPLSAIDTQSRLGFSVGAGIEIPIDVFITFLEVNYSQLNYIARTANEPERIALNIILGLRF, from the coding sequence ATGAAACTTATATTTCTCATATCGCTTTTTTCCCTCTCAATTCATAGTTTGTCGGATGCCCGAGAAACATCTTTTTGGTTTTATGGCGGTATGTCACTCACCGAACAGCAAACGAACAGAATCAATTCGGACGGATTTCTGACCTTGTTTGATTCAGCTCAAACGAAGGGCACGTTCGTTTACCCCGACATGAATCCAGGGTACTCTTTAGGGTTCAAACTTGGAATTGATTTGTCTGAAAACGCAATATTTTACGGTGGATTTTCATTCATCAAATTTCCAAAGTCTCGAATAATGCTGATGAATGAAGCAACAAATGATACTTTGGCAATTTTTGGGCTGCAAAATACCGTGATTCCGATTGCAGCAGGCATCAAATATTATCTAATCAGGACTTTCGGCGATTTTTATGCCGATTTTTCATTAGCTTATAATTTCATATCCTTAGCGATTGACCATGAAAAATACAACTCAAACGTTCCCTTAAGTGCGATTGATACTCAATCGAGACTCGGATTTAGTGTCGGAGCCGGAATTGAGATTCCAATAGATGTTTTCATAACATTTCTAGAAGTTAACTATTCTCAGTTGAATTATATTGCGCGAACTGCCAACGAACCGGAGCGCATTGCATTAAATATCATTCTTGGATTAAGATTTTAG
- the asnB gene encoding asparagine synthase (glutamine-hydrolyzing): MCGIAGVFDTNSNSSVNRDLLKKMSDVIAHRGPDSDGMYISESNRCGLSFRRLAIIDLSDSGNQPMTTRDGRYTIVFNGEIYNHRIVREELIKSGFKYNSETDTETILYGFEKFGFDIIEKFVGMWAFAIWDNQEQKLFASRDRIGIKPFYYYFKNGIFIFGSEIKSILEHPEVKREFNFDELPNYLNYSMSSSHSTLFRNIHKLPAAHWLSLDKTGELQIKRYWSPLRNKMQLGTMSEGDVQENIITLLRQSIKDRMMSDVPFGVFLSGGIDSSANVALMCELMDRPVDTFTVGFKDLQKYNELQYANQIADLFKTNHHEILIDQRDSIEVLETLAWHEDEPNGDPVCIPLYYLSKLTRQSGTTVIQVGEGSDEQFIGYDWMLRDYNFHNSYWKFYTGLPTFARKLIYSGMKPILHGMNQYIISEYFRRGTSGEELYWSGASRFSPTMLENLLNKKYQHLGSIPYQFAKSMHESAIDENPNSTYLQRMTYLELYHRLSDILLMRVDKITMAHSLEARVPFLDHRLVEFAMNLPDKMKVPNQSDTKILLKNALKGILPENIIHRKKQGFAAPVKEWLRNEWYDYARDEIMNSFFVKEKVFDKVFIEKLFVLHKSGKFKLHNEIFLILMLSIWHKKYFS; this comes from the coding sequence ATGTGCGGTATAGCCGGAGTTTTTGATACTAATTCCAATAGTTCCGTAAATCGTGATTTGCTCAAAAAAATGAGCGATGTCATCGCCCATCGCGGTCCCGATTCCGATGGTATGTATATTTCGGAAAGTAATCGCTGTGGCTTGAGTTTCCGCCGACTTGCCATCATAGATTTGAGCGATTCGGGCAATCAACCGATGACGACTCGCGATGGCAGATACACAATTGTATTCAACGGCGAAATCTACAATCACCGAATCGTCCGAGAAGAGTTGATTAAATCCGGTTTTAAATATAATTCGGAAACCGACACTGAGACAATTTTATACGGCTTTGAAAAATTTGGATTTGATATTATCGAAAAATTTGTCGGTATGTGGGCGTTTGCAATTTGGGATAATCAAGAACAAAAATTGTTTGCAAGCAGAGACAGAATCGGTATCAAGCCATTTTATTATTATTTCAAAAATGGAATTTTCATTTTTGGGTCAGAAATTAAATCAATTCTCGAGCATCCTGAAGTAAAGCGTGAATTTAATTTCGACGAATTGCCAAACTATCTGAATTATTCGATGAGTTCGTCGCATTCTACATTATTTCGGAATATTCACAAACTACCCGCAGCACATTGGCTGTCATTGGATAAAACCGGTGAATTGCAAATCAAACGCTATTGGTCGCCATTGCGAAATAAAATGCAACTTGGAACAATGTCTGAAGGCGACGTTCAGGAGAATATCATTACTTTGCTTCGCCAATCAATCAAAGACCGAATGATGAGCGATGTTCCATTCGGAGTTTTCCTGAGCGGCGGAATTGATTCGAGCGCTAATGTTGCGTTGATGTGCGAACTAATGGACCGCCCTGTGGACACATTCACAGTTGGTTTCAAGGATTTGCAGAAATACAATGAGTTGCAATATGCAAATCAAATAGCAGACTTGTTCAAAACCAATCACCATGAAATCCTGATTGACCAACGCGATTCTATTGAAGTTTTAGAAACTTTAGCTTGGCATGAGGACGAACCAAATGGTGACCCCGTTTGCATTCCGCTGTATTATTTGAGCAAATTGACCCGCCAAAGCGGCACTACCGTAATTCAGGTTGGCGAAGGAAGCGACGAACAATTTATCGGCTACGATTGGATGTTGCGCGATTATAACTTCCATAATTCATATTGGAAATTTTACACGGGATTGCCCACTTTCGCACGGAAACTGATTTATTCCGGCATGAAACCTATCCTACATGGAATGAATCAATATATTATTTCTGAATATTTTCGTCGCGGCACAAGTGGCGAGGAGCTTTATTGGAGCGGAGCATCAAGATTTTCGCCAACGATGCTCGAAAATTTATTGAACAAAAAATATCAGCACTTAGGTTCAATACCATATCAATTCGCCAAATCAATGCATGAATCTGCGATTGATGAAAATCCCAATTCAACTTACTTGCAACGAATGACATATTTGGAGCTTTATCACAGGCTTTCAGATATTTTATTGATGCGAGTTGATAAAATCACGATGGCTCACAGCCTCGAAGCGAGAGTGCCATTCTTAGACCACCGTTTGGTCGAATTCGCAATGAATTTGCCCGACAAAATGAAAGTTCCAAACCAAAGCGACACCAAAATTTTGCTGAAAAATGCCCTAAAAGGGATTTTGCCCGAGAATATCATTCATCGCAAAAAACAAGGTTTTGCCGCTCCGGTGAAAGAATGGTTGCGGAACGAATGGTATGATTATGCAAGAGACGAGATTATGAATTCATTTTTCGTCAAGGAAAAAGTTTTTGATAAAGTTTTTATTGAAAAATTATTTGTATTGCACAAAAGCGGAAAATTCAAACTTCACAATGAGATATTTTTGATATTGATGTTGTCAATATGGCATAAAAAATATTTCAGCTAA
- the dxs gene encoding 1-deoxy-D-xylulose-5-phosphate synthase — translation MTEQINYKYLNDINSPYDLRKLPKNALGDVSNEVRDFMIDTITRVGGHFGAGLGVVELTVALHYVFNTPEDKIVFDTGHQGYPHKILTGRRELLQTIRRKGGISGFLKRSESEFDAFGAGHASTSISAALGIATARDIQGKDFKVISVIGDGAMTGGLAYEAMNNCGVQKRDMIVILNDNNISIEPNVSAFSNYFNEFFASPAVNSVRQGIWEMAGRMDNLGDRLRKYASRLEDGVKAIITPGVLFETLGFNYFGPINGNNIQKVIKMLQLTKDLKGPVFLHIITQKGKGYAPAEADSQNLHAIGTVDKLTGKALAKKTTGIPSYSAFFGNAMAEICKMNKSVVGITAAMGEGTGLVKMEKEFPDRYFDVGIAEGHAVTFAAGMASQGLIPVCAIYSSFLQRAFDHLVHDCAIQGLHVVFAIDRAGLVGADGATHHGVLDLTYLRPVQNMVIMAPKDEQELRDMLYSAVFAYTQGPVAIRFPRGEGLGITLMPMRELTLGKGEIVKSGTDIAIMAVGTMVNEALKAAEILSETGISLEVINPRFVKPLDAELIKSTFERFDHVVTIEDGQAMGGFGTAIAEFMVNNDINNKHLHIMGIPDKFIHHATQAELLRELALDSVGIAEKVKEISQIIKSAIFH, via the coding sequence ATGACCGAACAAATAAACTACAAATATCTTAACGACATCAACTCTCCTTATGATTTGCGAAAGTTACCAAAGAATGCTTTGGGTGATGTTTCCAACGAAGTCAGAGATTTCATGATTGATACCATCACACGTGTTGGTGGACATTTTGGAGCCGGACTTGGCGTAGTCGAGTTGACTGTGGCTTTGCATTATGTATTCAATACTCCTGAAGATAAAATTGTTTTTGATACAGGTCATCAGGGCTATCCTCACAAAATATTAACCGGACGCCGCGAATTATTGCAAACCATCCGCCGTAAAGGTGGAATATCAGGGTTTTTGAAACGTAGTGAAAGCGAATTTGATGCTTTTGGTGCAGGTCATGCCAGCACAAGCATTTCAGCAGCATTAGGCATAGCCACAGCTCGCGATATTCAGGGTAAAGATTTCAAAGTCATTTCCGTTATTGGTGATGGCGCCATGACAGGTGGGCTTGCTTACGAAGCCATGAACAATTGTGGAGTCCAAAAACGCGACATGATTGTAATTCTAAACGATAATAATATTTCAATCGAACCAAACGTATCAGCCTTTTCAAATTATTTTAACGAATTTTTCGCATCTCCTGCTGTCAATTCCGTCCGCCAAGGAATTTGGGAAATGGCAGGGAGAATGGATAATCTCGGCGACCGCTTACGGAAATACGCATCGAGATTGGAAGATGGCGTCAAAGCAATTATCACTCCGGGCGTTTTATTCGAGACACTTGGATTCAATTACTTTGGTCCGATAAACGGCAACAATATCCAGAAAGTTATCAAAATGTTGCAACTGACCAAGGATTTGAAAGGACCCGTATTTTTGCATATTATCACCCAAAAAGGCAAAGGGTACGCACCTGCTGAAGCTGATTCGCAAAATCTTCATGCAATTGGCACAGTAGATAAGCTGACTGGCAAAGCATTAGCAAAAAAAACAACGGGCATACCCTCATATAGCGCTTTTTTCGGAAACGCAATGGCTGAAATCTGCAAAATGAACAAAAGTGTTGTCGGAATAACAGCCGCAATGGGGGAAGGCACAGGACTTGTCAAGATGGAAAAGGAATTCCCCGACAGATATTTCGATGTGGGCATAGCTGAAGGTCATGCAGTAACATTTGCCGCCGGAATGGCTTCTCAGGGATTAATACCGGTATGTGCAATTTATTCTTCATTTTTGCAACGAGCATTTGACCATTTGGTTCATGATTGTGCCATTCAAGGATTGCACGTAGTGTTCGCCATAGACCGCGCCGGATTAGTCGGTGCAGATGGCGCAACTCATCACGGAGTGCTCGATTTGACATATTTACGACCTGTTCAAAATATGGTCATAATGGCGCCCAAAGATGAACAAGAACTCAGAGATATGCTCTATTCCGCAGTTTTTGCATATACCCAAGGACCCGTAGCCATTAGATTTCCTCGTGGCGAAGGATTGGGAATCACACTGATGCCTATGCGAGAATTAACATTGGGCAAAGGCGAAATAGTCAAATCCGGAACCGATATAGCTATAATGGCTGTCGGTACAATGGTCAACGAAGCACTCAAAGCAGCAGAAATACTTTCCGAAACAGGAATCAGCTTAGAAGTTATCAACCCGCGCTTTGTCAAACCATTAGATGCCGAACTTATAAAATCTACATTCGAACGATTCGACCACGTCGTCACAATCGAAGATGGACAAGCAATGGGAGGCTTCGGCACAGCAATCGCAGAATTCATGGTCAATAACGATATCAACAACAAACATCTTCATATAATGGGCATCCCCGATAAATTCATCCACCATGCCACACAAGCCGAGTTACTCAGAGAATTGGCTTTAGACTCAGTCGGAATTGCTGAAAAGGTAAAAGAAATATCACAAATAATCAAATCAGCAATCTTTCATTAA
- the plsY gene encoding glycerol-3-phosphate 1-O-acyltransferase PlsY, which produces MNEILSIAVIIILSYFVGSIPTGVIVSKLFFGFDLRIKGSGNMGSTNAFRTLGWKWGLFVQIFDLAKGFIAVAVIAGILGKGISIPNATFFEDLTIIKMIAGVTAVCGHIWSVFVGFKGGKGVNTAAGMLIGLVPVDVTIAAAAFILAVVFSGYVSLGSIVAAFSIPSSMLVRYNIFGANIEGYHLLIYFSLGLMMLVIYTHRANIKRLIKGTENRFSKLHLIRLKHRENKPITKNNESEK; this is translated from the coding sequence ATGAATGAAATTCTGAGTATTGCTGTCATAATCATATTGAGCTACTTTGTAGGTTCGATTCCGACCGGTGTTATCGTGAGTAAGCTGTTTTTCGGTTTCGACTTGCGTATCAAAGGTAGTGGCAATATGGGTTCGACGAACGCTTTCCGTACTTTGGGATGGAAATGGGGTTTGTTTGTCCAAATTTTTGACCTTGCCAAAGGATTCATTGCAGTAGCAGTGATTGCCGGGATTTTAGGCAAAGGGATATCAATACCAAATGCCACATTCTTCGAGGATTTGACTATCATTAAAATGATTGCCGGTGTCACGGCAGTCTGTGGACATATTTGGTCAGTTTTTGTCGGATTCAAAGGTGGCAAAGGTGTCAATACTGCAGCCGGAATGTTGATAGGGCTTGTACCGGTGGACGTTACGATTGCAGCCGCAGCTTTCATTCTTGCAGTTGTTTTCTCGGGTTATGTCTCATTGGGTTCGATTGTCGCTGCGTTTTCAATTCCATCTTCAATGCTTGTGCGTTATAATATTTTTGGTGCAAATATCGAAGGTTACCACCTTCTAATATATTTTTCCTTAGGATTAATGATGTTAGTGATTTACACTCACCGTGCAAATATTAAAAGATTGATTAAGGGAACAGAGAATAGATTTTCAAAATTGCATCTGATTAGGTTGAAACATAGAGAAAATAAACCAATCACTAAAAATAACGAAAGTGAAAAATGA
- a CDS encoding OmpA family protein, which yields MRIVSILITIFMLCSVYAQANDCQWASRVVDFSYQYGNREFSPREILGKPSVMPDFGKSPAAWLVKYPSSKTEWIRLEFANPIYIKQILVNENFNPGAIVRIIHYDSLGRGHQVYNNNSPMPKQNGKSPSRFFIDKVNFRSKELKIELNLFNYLEDYQIDAVAISSSIEPIPIEVNLPENATTMPIVKENLGPNVNSKWRELAPIISSDGNTLFFTREGHPDNLGSLRLQDIWYSKADSNGNFSLAQNIGPPINNENSNFSFAISPDGNVLYLGHIYLPDGKNISGFSKSVFDGSNWSMPESMNVRNYYNRSRSGSFSISSDGKTMLLAIERDDSYGYMDIYVSFLLVDGTWSEPKNLGNTINTAAEEVSPFLASDGKTLYFSTGGHPGYGDNDMFISKRLDDTWTNWTEPTNLGSEINTQGWDAYYTISADGKYAYFVSSENSIGTEDIFRLELPEEITPEPVYLIRGKVLNSKNEQPVSASIKYETLPDGNEAGFATSNALTGDYRIVLPSGKKYGYYAVADGFVAVNQNLDLREVFDYGELNVDLYLVPIEKGQTVRINNIFFEFGKYELLNDSFIELNRLKEILNKNPQMMILVKGHTDIIGNDARNQLLSENRANSVKQYLIENGIDANRIRISGLGSASPIADNNTEEGREKNRRVEFEIISE from the coding sequence ATGCGAATAGTATCAATACTAATAACCATCTTCATGTTGTGTTCAGTATATGCACAAGCAAATGACTGTCAATGGGCAAGCCGTGTGGTTGATTTTTCTTACCAATACGGTAACCGTGAGTTTTCTCCCCGAGAAATTTTGGGCAAACCTTCCGTAATGCCCGATTTCGGCAAATCTCCCGCTGCATGGTTAGTAAAATACCCGTCGAGTAAGACTGAATGGATAAGACTTGAATTTGCAAATCCGATTTACATCAAACAAATCCTTGTAAACGAGAATTTCAATCCCGGAGCAATTGTCAGGATTATTCACTACGATTCGCTTGGTAGAGGACACCAAGTTTATAATAATAATTCTCCAATGCCAAAACAAAATGGCAAATCGCCCTCGAGGTTTTTCATTGATAAAGTAAATTTTCGAAGCAAAGAATTGAAAATAGAACTTAATTTATTTAACTATTTAGAAGATTATCAAATTGATGCTGTTGCGATTTCAAGCTCAATCGAGCCAATTCCAATTGAAGTAAATTTACCTGAAAATGCAACAACTATGCCGATTGTAAAGGAAAATTTAGGTCCAAATGTCAATTCAAAATGGCGTGAATTAGCCCCGATAATAAGTTCAGATGGCAATACTCTATTTTTTACTCGCGAAGGGCATCCCGACAATTTAGGAAGTCTGCGTCTTCAGGATATTTGGTATTCAAAGGCAGATAGCAACGGGAATTTTTCCTTGGCACAGAATATTGGTCCCCCAATAAATAATGAAAATTCTAATTTTTCTTTTGCGATATCACCTGATGGAAATGTCTTGTATTTGGGTCATATTTATTTACCCGACGGAAAAAATATTTCAGGATTCTCGAAAAGTGTATTCGATGGTTCAAACTGGTCAATGCCTGAATCAATGAATGTGCGTAATTATTATAATCGCTCCCGAAGTGGCAGCTTTAGTATATCCTCCGACGGTAAAACTATGCTTTTGGCTATTGAAAGAGACGACTCTTATGGCTACATGGATATTTATGTAAGTTTTCTGCTTGTTGACGGCACTTGGTCTGAACCGAAAAATCTGGGCAATACAATCAATACCGCTGCAGAGGAAGTATCTCCCTTCTTGGCGTCTGACGGGAAAACATTATATTTCTCGACGGGTGGGCATCCGGGCTATGGCGATAACGATATGTTCATTTCAAAGCGTTTGGACGATACATGGACAAATTGGACAGAGCCGACAAATCTTGGCTCCGAAATTAATACCCAAGGCTGGGATGCTTACTACACAATAAGTGCCGATGGGAAATATGCCTATTTCGTTTCAAGTGAAAATTCAATCGGAACCGAAGATATTTTCAGGCTTGAATTACCTGAGGAAATTACTCCTGAACCTGTTTATCTTATTCGTGGAAAAGTTTTAAATTCAAAAAATGAGCAACCCGTTTCTGCTTCGATTAAATATGAGACCTTGCCCGACGGAAACGAAGCAGGCTTTGCTACATCCAATGCCTTGACAGGCGATTATAGAATTGTATTGCCAAGCGGCAAGAAGTACGGATATTATGCCGTTGCAGATGGATTTGTAGCTGTAAATCAAAATTTGGATTTACGAGAAGTATTTGATTATGGAGAATTGAACGTTGATTTGTACTTAGTGCCTATCGAAAAGGGGCAGACAGTCCGAATTAATAATATATTCTTCGAGTTCGGCAAATACGAGCTACTCAATGATTCGTTTATCGAATTGAACAGACTCAAAGAGATTCTGAATAAAAATCCGCAAATGATGATACTTGTCAAAGGACATACCGACATTATCGGTAATGATGCCAGGAATCAATTACTATCGGAGAATAGGGCTAATTCTGTCAAACAGTATTTGATTGAAAATGGGATTGATGCCAATCGAATCAGAATTAGTGGCTTAGGAAGCGCAAGCCCAATCGCCGACAACAACACCGAAGAAGGCAGAGAGAAAAATCGCCGCGTTGAATTCGAAATTATTTCTGAGTAA
- a CDS encoding OmpA family protein: protein MKRFFYVFLLIAFVFTSKTFSQEDEIPFNIGIFGGLNFNMHTPDMTFGAVNDPTATIRYKDNQTSLGGHFGLIANIPINHMFIITGRLGYNMAGGEIVDSTSFNTWTTNLDYIEFTPGVQVHNLISGTGLYLLGGIEFGIPLSASRTVDYDDGDIEITNVVPEADIPDATTRIALALGVGWMFEVSDNIFLSPEISFRLPFTEVSDNEAYQTWEVPQLRLGLALTFGLSKQPDYVVEEEADQYLNVGMNSVKGIDRQGNKSDLRKISLEETQYTELFPLLPYVFFNENSDVPDPKTQTLAGSREAGNFTTESLEPDALKINSSTLDIVGSRMKKDKNASIKLVGTIDNVNEKAGSGLAQRRAEFVKNYLVTNYGIEANRITVETTGLPSRPSSSRDPEGVQENRRVEIYPINTNSTLLDPIIIESDRQRIAEPTIVEFSPKVESSNEIGGWELEVKQAGRIIKRLSGQGKVEDIQWGIMPNELAASEIPVDYTYHVWDSQDNKKTISGSIPVEYFSITRKKSEERPDRTISKYSLVVFGFDSPEVSESDKRIVMNNIVPNIKFNSTVQIYGYTDRIGDEKYNKELAGKRAESVLKLLQSKVRDAKYETYAVGESVLVYDNNKTAGRQLSRTVQIYVITPKN, encoded by the coding sequence ATGAAGAGATTCTTTTACGTGTTTCTTTTAATCGCCTTTGTTTTTACATCAAAGACTTTCTCGCAAGAAGACGAAATTCCTTTTAACATAGGCATATTCGGTGGTTTGAATTTTAATATGCACACACCTGATATGACATTTGGGGCTGTCAATGACCCAACAGCTACGATCCGTTACAAAGATAATCAAACAAGTCTCGGAGGGCATTTTGGACTTATAGCAAATATCCCGATTAATCATATGTTCATAATTACCGGAAGATTGGGATATAATATGGCTGGTGGCGAAATTGTGGACTCGACATCTTTTAATACTTGGACTACAAATTTAGATTATATAGAATTTACTCCGGGCGTACAAGTTCACAATTTAATATCAGGCACCGGATTGTATCTTCTTGGCGGTATCGAATTTGGTATCCCTTTGTCTGCATCAAGGACAGTAGATTATGATGATGGTGATATTGAAATCACCAACGTAGTTCCGGAAGCTGATATCCCTGACGCTACAACCAGAATAGCTTTGGCTTTGGGAGTTGGCTGGATGTTCGAGGTTTCCGATAATATATTTCTTTCACCGGAAATTTCGTTTAGATTACCATTTACTGAAGTTAGTGACAATGAAGCATACCAAACATGGGAAGTACCACAACTACGTTTGGGCTTGGCTTTGACTTTTGGTCTAAGCAAGCAACCTGATTATGTTGTTGAAGAAGAAGCTGACCAGTATTTAAATGTTGGTATGAACTCAGTAAAAGGCATTGACAGACAAGGTAACAAGAGCGATTTACGCAAAATTTCCTTAGAAGAAACGCAATACACTGAATTATTCCCACTTTTACCTTATGTATTCTTCAATGAAAATAGCGATGTTCCCGACCCGAAAACTCAAACTCTTGCAGGAAGTCGCGAAGCTGGTAACTTTACTACTGAAAGCCTCGAGCCTGATGCCTTGAAAATCAATTCGTCAACATTGGATATCGTCGGTTCGAGAATGAAAAAAGATAAAAATGCTTCAATCAAATTGGTTGGTACAATTGACAATGTTAACGAAAAAGCAGGCTCAGGTTTGGCTCAAAGACGTGCTGAATTTGTTAAAAATTACCTTGTTACAAATTATGGAATCGAAGCAAACAGAATCACTGTCGAAACAACAGGATTGCCTTCAAGACCATCATCATCACGCGACCCCGAAGGCGTTCAAGAAAATCGTCGTGTTGAAATCTACCCAATCAACACAAACTCGACTCTTCTTGACCCAATCATAATTGAAAGCGATAGACAACGCATTGCCGAACCTACAATCGTAGAATTTTCACCAAAAGTAGAATCAAGCAACGAAATTGGTGGTTGGGAACTCGAAGTCAAACAAGCAGGTAGAATTATCAAGAGATTGAGCGGACAAGGCAAAGTAGAAGATATTCAATGGGGAATCATGCCAAATGAATTGGCTGCATCCGAAATTCCGGTTGATTATACTTACCACGTTTGGGACAGCCAAGACAACAAGAAGACTATCAGCGGTTCGATACCGGTAGAATATTTCTCGATTACTCGTAAAAAATCTGAAGAACGCCCTGATAGAACAATTTCAAAATATTCGCTTGTAGTATTCGGATTTGACAGCCCGGAAGTCTCAGAATCTGACAAACGAATCGTAATGAACAACATCGTTCCGAATATTAAATTCAATTCAACTGTACAAATTTATGGCTATACAGACCGTATCGGCGATGAAAAGTACAATAAGGAATTGGCAGGAAAAAGAGCAGAAAGCGTATTGAAACTATTGCAATCTAAAGTTAGAGATGCAAAATACGAAACTTATGCAGTAGGTGAATCGGTTTTAGTTTACGATAATAACAAAACAGCCGGCAGACAATTAAGCCGTACTGTTCAAATTTACGTAATAACTCCGAAAAACTAA
- a CDS encoding pyridoxine 5'-phosphate synthase — protein MMTLNINIDHVATVRNARGGVEPDPVAAAMIAELAGCHGIVAHLREDRRHINDRDIRLLKQVIQTKFDLEMAAHDDIIEIALDIKPQLVTIVPEKREELTTEGGLNLAAEITRYKDLTSKMHDNGIEVSFFVEPDNEQIDASVACGADMVELHTGVYANARSEKDIARELAKIDKAAKYAVTNGLKVAAGHGLNYLNVHPIAKIATIHELSIGHSIISRAVFVGLDAAVREMLAAMRNAKLQSGK, from the coding sequence ATGATGACTTTAAATATAAATATTGACCACGTCGCAACAGTCAGAAATGCACGAGGCGGAGTGGAACCGGACCCTGTTGCTGCAGCCATGATTGCCGAGTTAGCAGGTTGCCACGGCATTGTAGCCCATCTCCGAGAAGACCGCCGCCATATAAATGACCGCGATATTCGATTGCTCAAACAAGTCATCCAAACGAAATTCGATTTGGAAATGGCTGCCCACGATGACATTATCGAGATTGCACTCGATATTAAGCCCCAACTCGTGACGATTGTTCCCGAAAAACGAGAAGAATTGACAACCGAAGGCGGATTGAACCTCGCAGCAGAAATCACTCGTTACAAAGATTTGACATCGAAAATGCACGACAATGGCATCGAAGTCAGCTTTTTTGTCGAACCCGACAATGAACAAATTGACGCTTCGGTAGCTTGTGGCGCTGACATGGTCGAATTGCACACAGGAGTTTACGCAAATGCTCGAAGTGAAAAAGATATTGCCCGCGAATTAGCCAAAATTGATAAAGCTGCAAAATATGCCGTGACAAATGGTTTGAAAGTGGCTGCCGGACACGGTTTGAACTACCTGAATGTGCATCCCATCGCAAAAATTGCTACAATACACGAACTAAGCATCGGACATTCGATCATTTCCCGTGCTGTTTTCGTCGGATTGGATGCGGCTGTTCGTGAAATGTTAGCCGCGATGCGAAACGCCAAATTGCAAAGCGGTAAATAA